From the Hevea brasiliensis isolate MT/VB/25A 57/8 chromosome 13, ASM3005281v1, whole genome shotgun sequence genome, the window GCAACACAAAAGAACCCTCTATTCTTTTCTCCATCAATTGTGGGGGAGGGGAATTCAAAGGAGAAAACATGTCATTAATACTAGAAGCTGGTGCAGGCTTGAACTCATAAGGTCCTTCCTTCACTCCCCAAACCTGTATCAAGTATACGGCTTTCAAATTGACAGAACAGAACATTCTTAATAAAAATGAGTTTTGTTTCATATTCAAATGAAATTATGCTAAGCCAAAGGGACACCATGAAGCTGACCTCATTTCCACCATCATCATAGCCCCTATCCCATGTATGTACTTCATTGTTTTTTAAAATTGCAAGTTCCGAAGTGCAGTAGCTTGCTCCGTTCTGTCAGAATGATATATTAGTAATGACTACAATTACACTTGTCCGTCCCCATCTCTGGAAAACCAAATATCTTCGACATACAACTCCCCAGATATATGGGGAAAACACACAAGGTTTgggattactaaaaattgaatgatGACAACAAGGATGAAAGCAAATACCCATGTATTTGGGAATCCACCAGGGGGAGTAGAACCTTCATACAAGCAGCATTTTCCACGGTCACAGCGTTTAAGATGTATTGTTGTCAGATGTTCTGCAATGTCCTGCACTTATGCAATATGGTGGAGAAACTAAATAAGAAGACTCTAATTTTTATCATATTCATCCACAGAATAAAAGGATATCCATTTCGGTAATGCAGGACATGGCATAGGTTAGAATTAACAGTCATCTAAGAATGATATATGGTGAACTTAGAATTAACAATGTTCTTAAATTTtaaagcaaaataaataaaatccgaTACTACATGATAATGAGTTAAGTCCAAATCTGAATCTGTGTAGAGGACTTACACCAATAACTTCTTCTGGCAATGGTCGCTGATCCCTTGGGCGATCACAGAAATTTTTGTACTCCTCTGCATCTCTGATGACATATGAGCTCACCTATCCATTAAAGGACGAATGAAATGATTTGTTAGCTGTTTAAGGTGTTTATAGAAAATTTCTCACAACACCTCAAAATGAAATAGGAATGGGGGAATAATTTAATCCCACTAACGGGTGGGGCAAAAAGAGCTATTGATAAGAAGATGATATAATTAATAACTAGCCCAGGAAAAAAAATTACAGTTGCAGTAATGAAACAGGGAAAAGAGTTTTAAGATGTAGCCACACATGACAGTTTTCACTGATGTTATTACGTGCCAAGAAAACTAATGGCAGCATCAATGAGAAGAAACCATTGCATGTTTTTGCAATAAGTCTCAAAATCATGTTTTAGAGCACAATTTATCGAAGTATATTCTTGGCTATCATTCATTGATACTACTACTATACTTCTTGGCTACCATTCATTGATACTACTATTTCATAGATCTACTTGACAAAAAATCAAATCCTATTGTAATAGGAGTTCAAACTTCAAAGGGAGCAAATAATATGAAGACAGCATGATCAAAGTAAAGAGAACTTTGACGGAAAGAATTGCAAATGATATTGAGAAATAGTAATTATACTAATAGCATTAAT encodes:
- the LOC110659713 gene encoding chromophore lyase CRL, chloroplastic, yielding MGTGSESNGWSRARGLVVKTLVMIGGAILVKRLTKSTTRWDHARIVAQSLSGEKFSREQASRDPDNYFNIRMVTCPAAEMVDGSKVLYFEQAFWRTPQKPFRQRFYMVKPCPKELKCDVEVSSYVIRDAEEYKNFCDRPRDQRPLPEEVIGDIAEHLTTIHLKRCDRGKCCLYEGSTPPGGFPNTWNGASYCTSELAILKNNEVHTWDRGYDDGGNEVWGVKEGPYEFKPAPASSINDMFSPLNSPPPQLMEKRIEGSFVLQE